One Candidatus Bipolaricaulota bacterium DNA window includes the following coding sequences:
- the fdhF gene encoding formate dehydrogenase subunit alpha: MLEQKEKIMGEKAEAVAKKIICPYCGVGCNIEALVENGRATKTVASGRNPEVNGRYICIKGASVHELWHHPDRLKRPLLRTDGGFEEITWDKATAYVAKRLQEVITKYGPDSIGILCSGKMLNEEDYLLQKFARVVVGTNNIDSCARLCHSPSEAAMKRMLGYGAVSIWWPDLKQAEAVMVVGENPKYTHPVLWNTLIARKEEFDLIVADPCLTEIAQKAQVRIQPKPGTDILWLGGLGRIIYENNLCDWKFINENTIGVDAYIHSLDNYTPELVEEISGVRWSELEEIAAIITKKRTVFIWGMGLTQHTFGTENVMALVNIALMTGNLVREGAGVAPLRGQNNVQGAVDMGAIPDGLPGHFRVNDQGARNHFWGIWGKDVPETPGLSATEMFHAIQSGRIRAMYVVGENPVLSEPQSLYIRWAISKLEFFAVQEIFLTETAKLADVVLPAAMIGEKKGIVTNAARRMQYTDKAVDPPGEAKPDWWIINEIARKMGFEFGYKAVEDIWNEVRRAAPIFSGVTYERLKDSIGLFWPIYSTTHPGTPRLYTDGFAFRDRRARFHPLADPTKITFSAASEEYPFILITKRLYQHFNTGEMTRRSKLLSAAVNSAVASMNPDDAREMDIKSGDTIRITSPYASITIEATTESKEYPPRGCIFVPTHFFNRINVNALIPSQPLDPYAKIPPLKGVGVKIEKVG; encoded by the coding sequence ATGCTCGAACAGAAGGAGAAGATAATGGGTGAAAAGGCCGAAGCGGTCGCCAAAAAGATCATCTGTCCGTACTGCGGAGTCGGGTGCAATATAGAGGCATTGGTCGAGAATGGAAGGGCGACGAAGACCGTAGCCAGTGGCAGGAATCCAGAAGTAAACGGGAGATACATTTGCATAAAAGGGGCAAGCGTTCATGAGCTGTGGCACCATCCGGACCGGTTAAAGCGGCCTTTGCTCCGCACCGATGGAGGATTCGAGGAGATCACGTGGGACAAGGCGACCGCTTACGTAGCCAAGCGACTTCAGGAGGTTATCACAAAGTACGGTCCGGACAGCATCGGGATTTTGTGCTCCGGGAAGATGCTGAATGAGGAGGATTATCTCCTACAGAAATTTGCGCGCGTGGTGGTCGGCACAAACAACATCGATTCGTGCGCGCGGTTGTGCCACTCTCCATCCGAGGCAGCTATGAAACGGATGCTCGGTTATGGGGCTGTGAGCATATGGTGGCCCGACCTTAAACAGGCCGAGGCCGTCATGGTGGTGGGCGAGAACCCTAAGTACACACATCCTGTCTTGTGGAACACACTTATCGCGCGGAAGGAAGAATTCGATCTGATCGTTGCGGATCCGTGTCTCACCGAGATCGCACAGAAAGCGCAGGTCCGCATTCAACCGAAACCGGGGACTGACATTCTGTGGTTGGGAGGCCTGGGAAGGATAATATACGAAAACAATTTATGTGATTGGAAATTTATCAATGAAAACACGATCGGCGTGGATGCGTACATTCATTCCTTGGATAACTATACTCCCGAGTTGGTTGAAGAGATAAGCGGCGTTAGATGGTCCGAGTTGGAGGAGATAGCTGCTATCATCACCAAGAAGCGCACGGTGTTCATCTGGGGTATGGGGTTGACCCAACATACCTTCGGGACCGAAAACGTGATGGCATTGGTGAATATCGCCCTTATGACCGGAAACTTGGTCCGTGAGGGAGCGGGGGTCGCTCCTCTGCGCGGGCAGAACAACGTGCAGGGAGCGGTCGATATGGGGGCCATACCAGATGGGCTTCCCGGACACTTCCGGGTGAACGACCAAGGAGCCAGAAATCACTTTTGGGGAATATGGGGGAAGGACGTTCCCGAAACCCCTGGTCTATCGGCTACGGAGATGTTCCACGCAATCCAGAGCGGTAGGATACGAGCGATGTACGTGGTGGGGGAGAATCCTGTACTCAGCGAGCCGCAAAGCTTGTACATCCGGTGGGCAATAAGCAAGCTGGAGTTCTTCGCGGTACAGGAGATATTCCTCACCGAGACGGCAAAGCTCGCCGATGTGGTGCTCCCGGCCGCGATGATCGGAGAGAAGAAAGGAATCGTGACAAACGCAGCGCGGAGGATGCAATACACCGATAAAGCGGTCGATCCCCCGGGGGAAGCCAAGCCCGATTGGTGGATCATAAACGAAATCGCGAGGAAAATGGGGTTTGAGTTCGGCTACAAAGCGGTGGAGGATATTTGGAACGAAGTCAGAAGGGCAGCCCCCATCTTCTCCGGCGTTACTTACGAAAGATTAAAGGACAGCATCGGTCTATTCTGGCCGATCTATTCCACCACCCACCCCGGAACTCCGCGGTTGTACACCGACGGATTCGCGTTTCGGGACAGACGGGCACGGTTCCATCCCTTGGCGGATCCGACGAAGATCACCTTCTCTGCGGCATCAGAAGAGTACCCGTTTATCCTGATCACAAAACGATTGTATCAGCACTTCAATACGGGCGAAATGACGCGAAGGTCAAAATTGTTGAGCGCAGCGGTGAACAGCGCGGTGGCCTCCATGAATCCCGACGACGCACGGGAGATGGACATAAAAAGCGGTGACACGA